One genomic window of Actinoplanes lobatus includes the following:
- a CDS encoding PadR family transcriptional regulator has protein sequence MSVGFALLGLLENGPRHGYDLKRSYDEAFGRDRALHYGQVYSTMARLLKNGLVEVESEPGDGPERKKYAITHAGITDVAEWISRPEKPEPYLQSTLYTKVVLALMTGRDATEVLDAQRAEHLRLMRVLTRRKNEGDLADELICDHALFHLEADLRWLELTAARLDRLAARVRP, from the coding sequence ATGTCAGTCGGTTTCGCCCTGCTGGGGCTCCTGGAGAACGGCCCACGCCACGGTTACGACCTGAAACGCTCCTATGACGAGGCGTTCGGCCGGGACCGGGCGCTGCACTACGGCCAGGTCTATTCGACGATGGCGCGCCTGCTGAAGAACGGCCTCGTCGAGGTGGAGTCCGAGCCGGGCGACGGACCGGAGCGCAAGAAGTATGCGATCACCCACGCCGGGATCACCGACGTCGCCGAGTGGATCTCCCGGCCCGAGAAGCCCGAGCCGTACCTCCAGAGCACCCTCTACACGAAGGTCGTGCTGGCCCTGATGACCGGCCGCGACGCCACCGAGGTGCTGGATGCTCAGCGCGCCGAGCACCTGCGGCTGATGCGGGTGCTCACCCGGCGCAAGAACGAGGGCGATCTGGCCGACGAGCTGATCTGCGACCACGCCCTGTTCCACCTGGAGGCCGATCTGCGCTGGCTGGAGCTGACCGCGGCCCGGCTGGACCGGCTCGCCGCCCGGGTCCGCCCGTGA
- a CDS encoding PadR family transcriptional regulator → MGLHGGRRGFGGGEGGRMRRGMVPDLVLTALLDGPAHGYELMDRLERFSGGSWRPSPGSIYPLLQMFQDTGLVSSSETDGRKVFDLTGEGRERAAERRVDAFGAGFPSDPQEHSQLRTEMHQLRAAAQQVSAIASPEAVDQAVAIVKNARQALYRLLAEQ, encoded by the coding sequence ATGGGACTACACGGAGGCCGGCGCGGGTTCGGCGGCGGCGAGGGCGGCCGGATGCGCCGGGGGATGGTGCCCGACCTGGTGCTCACCGCGCTGCTCGACGGTCCCGCCCACGGTTACGAGCTGATGGACCGGCTGGAGCGGTTCAGTGGCGGCAGCTGGCGGCCCAGCCCCGGCTCGATCTACCCGCTGTTGCAGATGTTCCAGGACACCGGGCTCGTCAGCAGCAGCGAGACCGACGGCCGCAAGGTCTTCGACCTGACCGGCGAAGGCCGGGAACGGGCGGCGGAGCGGCGGGTCGACGCGTTCGGGGCCGGCTTCCCGAGCGATCCGCAGGAGCACTCCCAGCTCCGGACCGAAATGCACCAGTTGCGGGCCGCCGCCCAGCAGGTGTCCGCCATCGCCTCCCCGGAAGCCGTCGACCAGGCCGTGGCCATCGTGAAGAACGCCCGCCAGGCCCTCTACCGCCTGCTGGCGGAGCAGTGA